A window from Corynebacterium urogenitale encodes these proteins:
- a CDS encoding DUF6049 family protein has product MTYSVNRRVVRATRRAVAATAVAATVFAIPAHAQTELTDVTSSLDPSTEAGLEVWENTQARSTDPELGISLALSSLDVTSDHATATVEVRNDSPATASELNLRVMWQPTATSASGIRTAQLANYGEYSSGSAAVALPDSVAPGESATFTVSISTDNRTATTADAKVITPQLFEPGSHPIMFALSGTVQGPEQQQPAPQLAAVARTTLHVASDKEDEQPPSNLTFVWPLAAETNVLGGGMGSAPTRAPLYLRNEELAGELGEGGRLRVLLDTYREAIDGPQGSEIKQASCLAIDPELLDTVERMTGGYRVGTTRPAPVEEPKRLRDSWGELLGDEDGGSVAGSGMDVARAWLDDLRALVNEGCSVALPYAGADINTIAATGEDWLGVHAFGQGPQIIHRVLGVWPMQNVVIPDAGYVAPEATRLLAAGATQGRQSDLSERFERIQGGAPVFPKDAEVTTIVAENSVISGTPAPQEDPEAPRRAPLVDLSGSLPQREGSDHKAQALAFSGDVGTILRATGTRPEIAAYSNPAQRYDLAADSSLARMLDATAVMNEEIAAGEPVLAVPPALWSVGKKDAALFLESMADALDSGRAVATPLSNLLRGDAAEGRTTVPYTDHGVHSEALTTKVRDHANALRELTLTMRNDPAIALSREAFTRPLYDDLTRAASGYRMRERAAFGQVRAAVAKRTETVGKVISALRDSISLLPPGNVFTRTSDSSPLLVVARNGLPLPVPVTIDYTTGGAAQIDLETPNATETLPAKGSLTVSIRTTIEQDEDTRGTTDVRLWLASPAGEAISKSVDVRVQSAPGISAGTAAVLLTLLAGIGVLGKFLWDRRSGRKSPLLGRRRQAHPEHLDLGRSASED; this is encoded by the coding sequence ATGACGTATTCGGTGAACCGTCGCGTAGTGCGCGCAACCCGTCGGGCCGTGGCCGCGACGGCCGTTGCCGCCACCGTGTTCGCCATTCCCGCCCACGCGCAGACCGAGCTCACGGATGTCACCAGTTCTCTGGATCCCTCGACGGAGGCGGGCCTGGAGGTGTGGGAAAACACCCAGGCGCGGAGCACGGACCCGGAGCTGGGGATCTCCTTGGCTCTTTCCTCGCTCGACGTCACCAGTGATCACGCCACAGCCACCGTGGAGGTGCGCAATGATTCGCCCGCTACGGCCTCGGAACTGAACCTGCGCGTGATGTGGCAACCAACAGCCACGAGCGCCTCCGGGATTCGCACCGCACAACTGGCCAACTACGGCGAATACTCCTCGGGATCCGCGGCTGTTGCCCTGCCGGACAGTGTCGCCCCCGGTGAGTCCGCCACTTTCACCGTCTCCATCTCTACGGACAATCGCACGGCCACGACCGCCGATGCCAAGGTCATCACCCCGCAGCTCTTTGAACCGGGTAGCCACCCGATCATGTTCGCGCTCTCGGGCACTGTCCAGGGTCCTGAGCAGCAACAACCCGCCCCGCAGCTCGCGGCAGTCGCCCGCACCACGCTGCACGTGGCGTCGGACAAGGAGGACGAGCAGCCCCCATCCAACCTGACGTTCGTGTGGCCGCTGGCCGCGGAGACGAACGTGCTGGGCGGCGGCATGGGATCCGCACCAACGCGCGCACCGTTGTACCTGCGCAATGAAGAACTGGCCGGTGAGCTGGGCGAGGGCGGGCGCCTGCGCGTGCTCCTCGACACCTACCGGGAGGCGATCGACGGCCCCCAAGGTTCGGAAATCAAGCAGGCCAGCTGCCTGGCGATCGACCCGGAGCTGCTGGATACCGTGGAGCGTATGACCGGCGGCTACCGCGTGGGCACCACCCGCCCCGCGCCCGTGGAGGAACCCAAGCGCCTGCGCGATTCCTGGGGCGAGCTGCTGGGGGATGAGGACGGAGGTTCCGTCGCTGGCTCCGGCATGGACGTGGCGCGCGCGTGGCTGGATGACCTGCGGGCACTGGTCAACGAGGGATGCAGTGTGGCGCTGCCGTACGCCGGGGCGGATATCAACACCATCGCCGCCACGGGGGAGGACTGGTTGGGCGTCCACGCCTTTGGCCAGGGACCACAGATTATCCACCGGGTGCTCGGCGTGTGGCCGATGCAGAACGTCGTGATCCCCGATGCGGGCTACGTAGCACCGGAGGCGACCCGCCTGCTCGCCGCCGGCGCCACCCAGGGTCGGCAGAGTGACCTTTCCGAACGCTTTGAGCGCATCCAGGGTGGCGCACCGGTGTTCCCCAAGGATGCGGAAGTCACCACTATCGTCGCCGAAAACTCGGTGATTTCTGGCACCCCAGCCCCGCAAGAGGATCCCGAAGCTCCCCGGCGCGCGCCGCTGGTGGACCTCAGTGGTTCCTTGCCGCAGCGGGAGGGCTCGGACCACAAGGCGCAGGCCCTCGCATTTTCCGGCGATGTCGGCACCATCCTGCGCGCCACGGGCACTCGCCCGGAAATTGCCGCCTACTCGAACCCAGCGCAGCGCTATGACCTCGCCGCGGACAGCAGCCTGGCGAGGATGCTCGACGCCACAGCGGTCATGAATGAGGAGATCGCTGCAGGGGAGCCAGTGCTCGCGGTGCCGCCGGCACTGTGGAGCGTCGGTAAGAAGGACGCTGCGCTGTTCTTGGAATCCATGGCGGATGCTTTGGATAGCGGCCGCGCCGTGGCCACACCTCTAAGCAATCTCCTCCGAGGGGATGCCGCCGAGGGGCGCACCACCGTGCCGTACACGGACCACGGCGTCCACTCGGAGGCGCTGACTACCAAGGTGCGGGATCACGCGAATGCTCTTCGGGAGCTCACGCTCACCATGCGCAATGACCCGGCGATCGCCCTGTCCCGCGAGGCGTTTACCCGCCCTCTCTACGACGATCTCACCCGCGCCGCGAGCGGTTACCGCATGCGTGAGCGAGCCGCGTTTGGCCAGGTGCGAGCCGCCGTGGCGAAACGTACAGAGACGGTGGGGAAGGTCATTTCCGCACTGCGGGACAGTATTTCCCTGCTTCCCCCAGGCAATGTCTTCACCCGCACCTCCGATAGCTCGCCGCTATTGGTGGTTGCCCGCAATGGTCTTCCGTTGCCAGTACCGGTGACGATCGATTACACGACCGGCGGTGCGGCGCAGATCGACCTGGAGACCCCCAATGCCACGGAGACTCTGCCGGCCAAGGGCTCTCTCACGGTGTCCATCCGCACCACCATCGAACAGGACGAGGACACCAGGGGCACCACAGATGTGCGTCTGTGGTTGGCCTCGCCAGCGGGTGAGGCCATCAGCAAGTCCGTCGACGTGCGCGTTCAGTCTGCGCCAGGCATCTCTGCGGGGACCGCTGCGGTGCTCCTAACACTGCTGGCGGGCATCGGAGTGCTGGGGAAGTTCCTGTGGGATCGCCGTTCTGGCCGCAAGAGCCCCCTCCTGGGTCGCCGCCGTCAGGCCCACCCGGAACACCTGGATCTCGGGCGCTCAGCGAGTGAAGATTAG
- the trxA gene encoding thioredoxin: MADIQKVTQATFKEVVTESDKPVLVDFWAEWCRPCHMMNPALEELAEEFDGKAVIAKVNVDEERGLGAMFQIMSIPALFIFKDGEKVEEFVGVQPKDTLKAKLESFI, from the coding sequence ATGGCAGACATCCAAAAAGTGACCCAGGCCACTTTTAAGGAAGTTGTGACTGAGTCCGACAAGCCGGTGCTGGTCGACTTCTGGGCAGAGTGGTGCCGCCCATGCCACATGATGAACCCAGCGCTTGAAGAATTAGCAGAAGAATTCGACGGCAAAGCTGTCATCGCCAAGGTGAATGTTGATGAGGAGCGCGGCCTCGGAGCCATGTTCCAGATCATGTCCATCCCTGCATTGTTCATCTTCAAAGATGGGGAAAAGGTTGAGGAGTTCGTCGGCGTTCAGCCGAAGGACACCCTGAAGGCAAAGCTCGAATCCTTCATTTAG
- a CDS encoding murein biosynthesis integral membrane protein MurJ — translation MTTPHYLSEGPTQSNAEAAPAPAGQRGRFRDSRPPSIAPERTSSGTASSAAVMDHSTLSESPSERVQKEAEAKAARERSEAQHSEQGAGGVEHAQNGAADGKASDEEVVRAGGSMAIATLISRITGFLRTVFIGSALGAPVASAFNTANTLPNLITELVLGAVLTALVVPVLVRAEKEDPDQGAAFIRRLLTLTFTLTIVVTLISVFTAPLLVRASLDEDGQVNVGMSTAFAYLVLPQIVFYAMFAVFMAVLNTKGVFKPGAWAPVINNVVTLAVLSLYLFLPDSMTLHPTDEVTITNPSVMLLGLGTTAGVVVQALIMVPYLRKAGIDLRPLWGIDDRLRSFGGMAIAIVVYVAISQLGFVLNNRIASQASDAAPTIYMQAWQFLQMPYGVIGVTLLTAVMPRLSRNAADGDDKAVVRDLTVASKLTMLAMIPIIVFFTAFGTLIATALFAYANYSVDDANVLGWTISFSAFTLIPYALVLLHLRVFYAREEVWTPTFIIAGITTTKLALAFVAPYIAAEPRLVVVLLGAANGFGFLAGAIIGDRLLRRSLGDLQFRTVFKTSAWATGASIVGALVAWRIDVLLVEFLFPTQGNPWFLIRMTIVGVIFLLVTGLVLSRSGLPEVATVAAALSRLPVVGRFFARRQEASPATVTEEAELPQQQAEAVAMEASAANLMMPVLPPLSAGRVRGPRLVAGAPVCGGRYRLLADHGGSSAARLWQAREMATGDVVALTLMDPAVVGGHKGRDEEGSTRTRGGAAKAQAKAQILQRANMLKELSVPGMARIRTVIDGGSLVVIIADWVQGSPLDAVAQTQPDPLAAGYAVANLADAAAAAADAGSPLGLDHRDRIRISTQGNAVMAFPGALPENSVRQDAHGVGATLGLLLHNIPDEDVPVELEHEYEELRRLSRQRDADLDLREVARTLRKLTTGELSIDEDATPNPTAQTGFGSERPRVRSFAAAGVIGLVSVLLISVLVVGALSYFGGDRRDSPVTADSLRQGAEAVAPKRPAIVPLDRAVEWAPQGGRGTPDSPETANLVIDGDPATQWASASYLDQFGPEPTATKEGIGLLVTLPKGTKITEVSLEGLRANTELELRTANGAPRTLQDTNVVASVKVNNSTTTVPVGDRDGEQLRQLGDRENTERGEARRGESREGHDHLLIWIKALPMPQAATVGEVRVTGTWAEQPPSKNEDLDNPPRS, via the coding sequence GTGACTACCCCTCACTATCTTTCCGAAGGTCCAACACAGTCGAACGCTGAGGCCGCGCCAGCTCCCGCAGGGCAGCGCGGTCGCTTCCGTGATTCGCGGCCGCCCTCCATCGCCCCCGAGCGGACGAGTAGCGGCACCGCGAGCAGCGCGGCGGTGATGGATCACTCGACTCTTTCCGAGTCCCCTTCGGAGCGCGTGCAGAAGGAAGCCGAGGCCAAGGCCGCCCGTGAAAGATCGGAGGCACAACACTCCGAGCAGGGGGCTGGTGGCGTCGAACATGCACAGAACGGCGCCGCCGACGGCAAGGCGAGTGACGAGGAGGTCGTGCGCGCCGGTGGCTCCATGGCCATCGCCACGCTCATCTCCCGCATCACGGGCTTCCTCCGCACCGTGTTCATCGGCTCCGCACTGGGCGCCCCGGTGGCCTCCGCGTTCAATACCGCGAATACGCTGCCGAACCTCATCACGGAGCTGGTGCTGGGCGCGGTGCTCACAGCCCTGGTCGTGCCGGTGCTCGTGCGCGCCGAAAAGGAGGACCCGGACCAGGGCGCGGCCTTCATCCGAAGACTGCTGACCCTCACCTTCACGCTGACCATCGTGGTCACGCTCATTTCCGTGTTCACCGCCCCGCTGCTGGTCAGAGCCTCCCTGGACGAGGATGGCCAGGTGAACGTGGGCATGTCCACGGCCTTTGCCTACCTGGTGCTGCCGCAGATTGTCTTCTACGCCATGTTCGCCGTGTTCATGGCGGTGCTGAACACGAAGGGCGTATTCAAACCCGGCGCGTGGGCTCCGGTGATTAATAACGTGGTCACGCTCGCGGTGCTGAGCCTGTATCTGTTCTTGCCGGATTCGATGACGCTGCACCCCACCGATGAGGTGACCATCACCAACCCGTCAGTGATGTTGCTCGGCCTGGGCACGACCGCTGGCGTGGTGGTGCAGGCATTGATCATGGTTCCGTACCTGCGGAAAGCGGGGATTGATCTGCGCCCACTGTGGGGGATCGATGACCGCCTCCGGTCCTTCGGCGGCATGGCCATCGCCATCGTAGTGTACGTGGCGATTTCCCAGCTGGGCTTCGTGCTGAACAACCGCATCGCCTCCCAGGCCTCCGATGCCGCGCCGACGATTTACATGCAGGCGTGGCAGTTCCTGCAGATGCCTTATGGCGTGATCGGTGTGACTCTGCTGACGGCCGTGATGCCACGCCTGTCCCGCAATGCGGCCGACGGTGACGATAAAGCCGTGGTGCGCGATCTGACGGTGGCTTCCAAGCTGACGATGCTGGCGATGATCCCGATCATCGTCTTCTTCACCGCCTTCGGCACGCTCATCGCCACGGCTCTGTTCGCTTACGCCAACTACAGCGTGGACGATGCAAATGTACTGGGTTGGACCATCAGTTTCTCCGCCTTCACCCTGATTCCTTACGCCCTTGTGCTGCTGCACCTACGCGTGTTCTACGCGCGTGAGGAGGTCTGGACCCCCACGTTCATCATCGCGGGTATCACGACCACGAAGCTGGCCTTGGCGTTCGTTGCGCCGTATATCGCCGCCGAACCGCGCCTGGTTGTGGTGCTGTTGGGTGCGGCCAATGGCTTCGGTTTCCTCGCGGGCGCGATCATCGGCGACCGGCTGCTGCGGCGCTCCCTGGGGGATCTGCAATTCCGCACGGTGTTCAAGACATCTGCGTGGGCGACGGGCGCATCCATTGTGGGTGCCCTTGTGGCGTGGCGTATCGATGTGCTGCTGGTGGAGTTCCTTTTCCCCACGCAGGGCAATCCGTGGTTCCTCATCCGCATGACGATCGTAGGTGTGATCTTCCTGCTGGTCACTGGTCTGGTGCTGTCCCGTTCCGGGCTGCCGGAGGTCGCCACCGTCGCCGCGGCACTGTCCCGCCTGCCCGTGGTCGGCCGTTTCTTTGCCCGACGCCAGGAGGCCTCCCCAGCCACCGTTACCGAAGAGGCCGAGCTACCGCAGCAGCAGGCGGAGGCAGTGGCAATGGAAGCTTCTGCTGCCAACCTCATGATGCCGGTGCTGCCACCGCTGTCCGCAGGCCGCGTGCGCGGCCCACGGCTCGTGGCGGGTGCACCGGTGTGTGGCGGCCGCTACCGTCTGTTGGCGGATCACGGCGGTTCCTCCGCTGCCCGCCTGTGGCAGGCTCGCGAGATGGCCACGGGGGACGTGGTGGCGCTGACGCTCATGGATCCGGCAGTGGTCGGCGGCCACAAGGGTCGCGATGAGGAGGGCTCCACCCGGACGCGCGGTGGTGCGGCGAAGGCTCAGGCCAAGGCACAGATTCTGCAGCGCGCGAACATGCTCAAGGAGCTGTCGGTGCCCGGCATGGCCCGGATCCGCACCGTCATCGACGGTGGCTCCTTGGTGGTCATCATCGCCGACTGGGTCCAGGGCAGCCCTCTGGACGCGGTGGCGCAAACGCAGCCGGATCCGCTAGCCGCTGGTTATGCTGTGGCGAATCTTGCGGATGCCGCTGCTGCAGCGGCGGATGCTGGTTCTCCGTTGGGCTTGGATCACCGCGATCGTATTCGCATCTCCACCCAGGGCAATGCCGTGATGGCCTTCCCCGGTGCCTTGCCAGAAAACAGTGTGCGCCAGGATGCCCACGGCGTGGGCGCCACCCTGGGCCTGCTGCTGCACAATATCCCGGATGAAGACGTGCCGGTGGAGCTGGAGCACGAGTATGAGGAGCTCCGCCGCCTCAGCCGCCAACGCGATGCCGATCTGGATCTCCGCGAGGTCGCACGCACACTGCGAAAGCTCACAACAGGTGAGCTGAGCATTGATGAGGATGCCACCCCGAACCCCACCGCACAGACGGGCTTTGGCAGTGAACGTCCACGCGTTCGTTCCTTCGCCGCCGCCGGCGTGATCGGTTTAGTATCCGTGCTGCTGATCTCGGTCCTGGTGGTCGGCGCGCTGAGTTACTTCGGCGGCGATCGCCGCGACTCCCCGGTGACCGCCGACTCCCTGCGGCAGGGAGCCGAGGCCGTTGCCCCGAAGCGCCCCGCCATCGTCCCCCTCGACCGAGCTGTGGAATGGGCACCGCAGGGTGGCCGTGGCACGCCAGACTCCCCGGAGACCGCCAACCTTGTGATCGATGGCGATCCCGCAACCCAGTGGGCATCCGCCTCCTACCTCGACCAATTCGGTCCCGAACCCACAGCGACGAAGGAGGGCATCGGCCTCCTCGTGACCCTGCCGAAGGGTACGAAAATCACGGAAGTCTCCCTCGAGGGACTGCGCGCGAACACGGAGCTGGAGCTGCGAACCGCTAACGGGGCTCCGAGGACACTGCAGGATACGAACGTGGTGGCGTCGGTCAAGGTGAATAACAGCACCACCACGGTACCGGTGGGCGACCGCGACGGGGAACAACTCCGGCAGCTCGGCGACCGGGAGAACACCGAACGCGGCGAGGCTCGCAGGGGTGAGTCGCGCGAAGGCCATGATCACCTGCTGATCTGGATTAAGGCACTGCCGATGCCGCAAGCTGCGACGGTCGGCGAGGTGCGCGTGACCGGCACATGGGCGGAGCAGCCGCCGTCCAAGAATGAGGATTTAGATAACCCACCGCGCTCCTAA
- a CDS encoding RNA polymerase sigma factor, translating into MTITASGDRACGLATSDSTEVDDATLLHNHIRGDRQAFATLIQRHRRLLWRAIRHVGITCEEEGREVMQEALLKIHRHAPQWKGNAKVGTWLYSITRNTALSHLRSQSRRGEPDNVEFEERMRCIATKGWKEDATVLRVDLHRLLDRVATELKEVLLLTCVQGLSESEVGERLGIPVGTVKSRKSRARRVMRSLLQEEWGIGTQMAA; encoded by the coding sequence ATGACCATCACCGCATCCGGCGACCGCGCATGCGGACTCGCCACATCCGATAGCACCGAAGTCGACGACGCCACACTGCTGCACAACCACATTCGCGGCGACCGACAGGCATTCGCGACCCTCATACAACGGCACCGGAGACTTCTGTGGCGGGCAATCCGCCACGTCGGCATCACCTGTGAAGAAGAGGGGCGGGAAGTGATGCAGGAAGCCCTGCTGAAAATCCACCGCCACGCACCGCAGTGGAAAGGTAACGCCAAAGTGGGAACGTGGTTGTATTCAATCACTCGAAACACGGCACTGAGCCACCTCAGAAGTCAATCGCGGCGGGGAGAACCGGACAATGTGGAGTTCGAGGAACGCATGCGGTGCATCGCAACAAAGGGGTGGAAGGAGGATGCGACAGTACTCCGCGTGGATCTTCACCGCCTTCTCGACCGGGTGGCCACAGAACTCAAAGAGGTGCTGCTACTGACCTGCGTGCAGGGCTTGAGTGAATCCGAAGTGGGGGAGAGGCTCGGCATTCCGGTAGGGACGGTGAAATCCCGGAAATCCCGGGCGCGTCGAGTAATGCGCTCGCTACTGCAAGAGGAATGGGGGATCGGCACGCAGATGGCTGCGTGA
- the trxB gene encoding thioredoxin-disulfide reductase: MTEPFLQAGSLLSTTANTPGAEQTATDQKVDQAQDAASTGNGDAHIHDVIIIGSGPAGYTAAVYAARANLKPLVFEGIEYGGLLMQTTEVENFPGFQDGIMGPALMEEMRAQAERFGADLRGEDVERVELDGEVKRVWAYGEEYRAKTIILATGAAPRYLGVPGEQEMLGRGVSACATCDGFFFKDKQIAVIGGGDSAMEEADFLTKFGSSVTLIHRRDEFRASKIMVERAQNNDKIDMIMNAKVVEVIGEDAVTALKLEDTVTGETREIPMDAMFVAIGHDPRTAVFEGQVALQDNGYVQVEEPSTRTSVAGVFAAGDLVDSHYQQAITAAGSGCRAALDAEAYLATLS, from the coding sequence ATGACCGAGCCGTTCCTGCAGGCCGGATCCCTGCTCTCCACTACCGCTAACACTCCCGGAGCCGAGCAGACCGCGACCGATCAAAAGGTAGACCAGGCACAGGATGCCGCATCCACCGGGAACGGGGACGCACACATTCACGATGTCATCATCATCGGTTCCGGCCCAGCGGGTTACACCGCGGCCGTTTACGCCGCGCGCGCCAACCTCAAGCCACTCGTGTTCGAAGGTATTGAGTACGGCGGGCTGCTGATGCAAACCACAGAGGTGGAAAACTTCCCCGGCTTCCAGGACGGCATCATGGGACCAGCCCTGATGGAGGAGATGCGTGCTCAGGCAGAACGCTTCGGCGCCGACCTACGCGGTGAAGACGTGGAGCGCGTCGAGTTGGACGGCGAAGTCAAGCGGGTGTGGGCTTATGGCGAGGAATACCGCGCAAAGACTATCATCCTCGCAACGGGAGCGGCACCGCGCTACCTCGGCGTACCAGGCGAGCAAGAGATGCTGGGACGAGGCGTGTCTGCCTGCGCAACCTGCGATGGCTTCTTTTTTAAGGACAAGCAGATCGCCGTCATCGGTGGTGGCGATTCTGCGATGGAGGAGGCTGACTTCCTGACGAAGTTCGGTTCTTCTGTGACGCTCATTCACCGCCGCGATGAGTTCCGCGCCTCCAAGATCATGGTGGAGCGCGCACAGAATAACGACAAGATCGACATGATCATGAATGCTAAGGTCGTGGAAGTCATTGGCGAGGACGCTGTGACCGCGCTGAAGCTGGAGGATACCGTCACCGGCGAGACCCGCGAGATCCCCATGGACGCCATGTTCGTGGCCATCGGTCACGATCCGCGCACTGCCGTATTCGAAGGCCAAGTGGCTTTGCAGGACAATGGATACGTGCAGGTAGAGGAGCCATCGACCCGCACATCTGTCGCCGGTGTTTTCGCTGCAGGCGACCTCGTGGATTCCCACTACCAGCAGGCCATCACCGCTGCCGGTTCCGGCTGCCGTGCGGCTCTGGACGCGGAGGCATACCTCGCAACCTTGAGCTAG
- a CDS encoding N-acetylmuramoyl-L-alanine amidase: MDKLLLRVGDRSPRVAEVRGTLARLGLLESFEDDTRGMNSQRWTAEDEFFDEALANALRAFQQQRGIIADGTITAGTLRALREASYTLGARILSLQSNQLVGDDVAQLQSQLHDLGFYTRRIDGHFGPQTHKAVVGYQTDYALQADGVVGPDTLRALSYLGRRITGGSPQSIREQEQIRAAGPQLSGKRVVIDPGLGGSEKGVIVNGKYGEISEEEILWDLAGRIEGRMITAGMETILSRPRSANPSQRARAEIANAFGADLMISLRADIYQNEKANGSACFYFGSHHGFSSMFGEKLSGYIQREITARTPLQNCFYHRQTWDVLRLTSMPTVQVVPGYLTNPGDVAILTDPAMRDTIAEAIVVAVKRLYLLDKDDHSTGQFTFSELLAREEAQG; encoded by the coding sequence GTGGACAAGTTGTTGCTCAGGGTTGGCGACCGCAGCCCCCGCGTCGCCGAAGTCCGCGGCACTCTGGCGCGGTTGGGGCTCCTTGAGTCCTTTGAAGACGACACACGTGGCATGAATTCCCAGCGCTGGACGGCGGAAGACGAATTCTTCGACGAGGCCTTGGCGAACGCTCTTCGTGCCTTTCAGCAACAGCGCGGAATCATCGCCGACGGCACGATCACCGCTGGTACGCTTCGCGCGCTGCGCGAAGCGTCCTACACGCTCGGCGCCCGCATTCTCTCCCTCCAAAGCAACCAGCTGGTTGGCGACGACGTAGCTCAACTGCAGAGCCAACTGCACGATCTCGGCTTCTACACTCGCCGCATTGACGGCCACTTCGGCCCTCAGACTCATAAGGCTGTCGTCGGATACCAGACGGATTACGCCCTCCAGGCCGATGGTGTCGTCGGCCCGGACACTCTCCGCGCACTGTCCTACCTGGGCCGTCGCATCACCGGAGGATCTCCGCAATCCATCCGCGAGCAGGAACAAATTCGCGCTGCAGGTCCACAGCTGTCCGGCAAGCGCGTCGTCATCGATCCTGGCCTCGGCGGTTCGGAAAAGGGCGTGATCGTCAACGGTAAGTACGGCGAAATCTCGGAAGAGGAGATTCTCTGGGACCTCGCGGGGCGTATCGAAGGCCGCATGATCACCGCAGGTATGGAGACTATTCTCTCCCGTCCTCGCAGTGCGAATCCATCACAGCGCGCGCGTGCAGAGATTGCGAACGCGTTCGGTGCGGATCTCATGATCTCCCTACGCGCGGATATTTACCAGAACGAGAAAGCCAATGGTTCCGCGTGTTTCTACTTCGGGTCCCACCACGGGTTTTCCTCGATGTTCGGTGAGAAGCTCTCTGGCTACATTCAGCGCGAAATCACTGCCCGTACACCGTTGCAGAACTGCTTCTATCACCGCCAGACCTGGGATGTGCTGCGGCTTACCTCCATGCCCACCGTTCAGGTGGTCCCTGGTTACCTCACGAATCCTGGCGATGTTGCTATTCTTACCGACCCCGCCATGCGTGACACTATCGCCGAGGCAATCGTGGTGGCCGTGAAACGTCTGTATCTTCTGGATAAGGACGATCACTCCACCGGTCAGTTCACCTTCTCTGAGCTCCTGGCTCGTGAGGAAGCACAGGGTTAA
- a CDS encoding NUDIX hydrolase — MSENETRNDGPRRRRRRRSNKNVRNNQRSQNNQHKGQKQSQNKSQNKGQHSNQKNQQAKHNQPGGKPGGNRGGRNRRGAGNPHANARSSARGGRRPASSQYRRHPSRSSSQFNQQHSELPVSVETSAGGLVISGLAEAVGPDGNVDLSRIYVALIGRLDRRGRLLWSMPKGHVEPDESQHATAEREVWEETGIAGTVIADLGTIDYWFISEGLRIHKTVHHHLLRYEDGNLNDEDPEVTEVTWLPVDQLVERLAYADERRLARQAYERLPEYARAEAKAGRSTPR, encoded by the coding sequence ATGAGTGAGAACGAGACCCGCAACGACGGTCCGCGCCGTCGCCGGCGTCGCCGTTCAAATAAGAATGTGCGCAATAATCAGCGTTCGCAGAACAACCAGCACAAAGGCCAGAAGCAGAGCCAAAACAAAAGCCAGAACAAGGGCCAGCACAGCAACCAGAAGAACCAGCAGGCCAAGCACAACCAGCCGGGCGGCAAACCTGGTGGCAACCGCGGTGGCCGCAATCGCCGCGGGGCGGGAAACCCCCACGCGAATGCTCGTTCCTCCGCACGCGGTGGCCGGCGTCCCGCGAGTTCGCAGTACAGGCGCCACCCTTCCCGCAGCTCCTCCCAGTTCAACCAGCAGCATTCGGAGCTGCCGGTCTCCGTGGAAACTTCCGCGGGCGGGTTGGTGATCTCCGGATTGGCAGAGGCCGTCGGTCCCGATGGCAACGTGGACCTGTCCCGTATTTATGTGGCGCTTATTGGCCGCTTGGATCGCCGCGGGCGCCTGCTGTGGTCGATGCCGAAGGGCCATGTGGAACCGGACGAGTCCCAGCACGCCACTGCGGAGCGCGAGGTCTGGGAGGAAACCGGCATCGCGGGCACGGTGATCGCGGACCTAGGCACCATCGACTACTGGTTCATCTCCGAGGGTCTGCGCATCCACAAGACGGTGCACCATCATCTGTTGCGCTACGAGGACGGCAATCTCAATGACGAGGACCCTGAGGTCACGGAAGTTACCTGGCTGCCGGTGGATCAGCTGGTGGAGCGCCTAGCCTACGCGGATGAGCGCCGCCTGGCCCGCCAAGCCTACGAACGGCTGCCTGAATACGCCCGCGCTGAGGCTAAGGCCGGCAGGTCCACGCCACGCTAG